From Triticum urartu cultivar G1812 chromosome 2, Tu2.1, whole genome shotgun sequence, a single genomic window includes:
- the LOC125539751 gene encoding indolin-2-one monooxygenase-like translates to MAGEAAIHGAPTSAQALLLLFLVPLVLLLIGAKRWSRRSKQRLNLPLPPSPPRALPVIGHLHLVGPLPHVSFRDLAGKHGRDLMLLRLGSVNTVVVSSPRAAAAVLRTHDHALASRSRSAVADIIFYKRTDVAFAPYGEPWRQARKVVTTHMLSAKKVHSFRHDREEEARITVAKIRAAAETAVPVDMSELLGSYANDVVCRAVLGRNHRDDGRNKLLRQLIDINMSLLGGFNVEDYFPSLAVADVFTGMVVCPRARRVRKRWDELLHKLIDEHGRLREQDDASADFIHVLLAQQEEYGLTTDNVKAILLDMFEAGTETTYLVLEFAMAELMNNRHVMAKLQAEVRRRRAPAAAVGKDDEGESAQDVVTEEELGDMAYLKATVKETLRLHPPVPLLLPHLSIADCEVDGYAIPAGTRLMVNAWALARDPASWEAPDEFAPERFLQGGSAAAVDSKGKDFEFLPFGSGRRICPGINFANTAVEMMLANLVYHFDWELPPGTKEVDMTEVFSLSIRRKEKLLLVPTRRSCREE, encoded by the exons ATGGCTGGTGAAGCAGCGATCCATGGCGCACCCACATCTGCACAAGCATTGCTTCTTCTGTTCCTCGTCCCACTCGTTCTACTGCTCATCGGTGCGAAAAGATGGAGCCGGAGGAGCAAGCAGCGGCTGAACCTGCCGCTCCCACCTTCCCCTCCGCGCGCACTCCCGGTGATCGGGCACCTCCACCTCGTCGGCCCCCTCCCTCACGTCTCCTTCCGCGACCTTGCCGGTAAGCACGGCCGGGACCTCATGCTCCTCCGCCTCGGCTCGGTGAACACGGTGGTCGTGTCCTCGCCGCGCGCGGCCGCGGCCGTCCTGCGCACGCACGACCACGCTCTCGCGTCCAGGTCGCGCTCCGCCGTCGCCGACATCATCTTCTACAAGCGGACCGACGTCGCCTTCGCGCCATATGGCGAGCCCTGGAGACAGGCCAGGAAGGTGGTCACCACGCACATGCTCAGCGCCAAGAAGGTGCACTCGTTCCGCCACGACCGTGAGGAGGAGGCGCGGATAACCGTGGCCAAGATTCGCGCCGCGGCGGAGACCGCGGTGCCCGTGGACATGAGCGAGCTCCTGGGCTCGTACGCGAACGACGTGGTGTGCCGGGCGGTGCTCGGGAGAAACCACCGCGACGATGGCAGAAACAAGCTGCTCCGCCAGCTGATCGACATCAACATGTCGCTGCTTGGAGGGTTCAACGTCGAGGACTACTTCCCGAGCTTGGCAGTGGCGGACGTGTTCACCGGCATGGTGGTGTGCCCCAGGGCTAGGAGGGTTCGCAAGAGGTGGGACGAGCTGCTCCACAAGCTCATCGACGAGCACGGGCGCCTGCGCGAGCAGGACGATGCCAGCGCAGACTTCATACACGTGTTGCTCGCCCAGCAGGAAGAGTACGGCCTCACCACAGACAACGTCAAGGCGATCTTGCTG GACATGTTTGAAGCGGGGACAGAGACGACATATCTGGTGCTGGAATTCGCGATGGCAGAGCTGATGAACAACCGGCACGTCATGGCCAAACTGCAAGCGGAGGTGAGGAGGAGGCGTGCGCCGGCGGCGGCCGTAGGCAAGGACGACGAAGGAGAATCAGCACAAGACGTGGTCACGGAGGAGGAGCTAGGAGACATGGCCTACCTGAAGGCCACTGTGAAGGAGACTCTGAGGCTGCACCCGCCGGTGCCGCTGCTCCTCCCCCACCTCTCGATCGCCGACTGCGAGGTCGACGGCTACGCGATCCCTGCCGGGACGCGGCTCATGGTCAACGCGTGGGCCCTCGCGAGGGACCCCGCGTCCTGGGAGGCGCCGGACGAGTTCGCGCCGGAGAGGTTCCTCCAGGGAGGCAGCGCGGCGGCGGTGGACAGCAAGGGGAAGGACTTTGAGTTTCTGCCGTTCGGGTCCGGGCGGAGGATCTGCCCCGGCATTAACTTCGCCAACACCGCCGTGGAGATGATGCTAGCAAACCTCGTGTACCATTTCGACTGGGAGCTGCCGCCGGGGACGAAGGAGGTCGACATGACTGAGGTGTTCAGCTTGTCGATCCGCCGTAAGGAGAAGCTCCTCCTTGTTCCAACTCGAAGATCTTGCCGAGAGGAGTGA
- the LOC125537894 gene encoding ethylene-responsive transcription factor 1B-like: protein MTAVGVGAAAPPVPAGGSSPRRRGHQAPAATPVAKDLIGVRTRPWGKFAAEIRDSTQNGARVWLGTFGSPKAAAMAYDQATFSAHGDAAVLNFPVERVRESLRALALGAVLGSPMLALKRRHRMRRRSPNQGPVKQPRVNAVKEDARPATAGVVVLEDLGAEYLKELLWVSEPPMDHCKLVCLD, encoded by the coding sequence ATGACGGCCGTGGGCGTGGGGGCTGCCGCACCGCCTGTGCCCGCCGGCGGCAGCTCGCCCAGGCGCCGCGGTCACCAAGCCCCCGCGGCGACGCCCGTTGCCAAGGACTTGATCGGGGTGCGCACGCGCCCGTGGGGCAAGTTCGCGGCCGAGATCCGGGACTCGACGCAGAATGGCGCCCGCGTGTGGCTGGGCACCTTCGGCAGCCCCAAGGCGGCCGCCATGGCCTACGACCAGGCCACCTTCTCCGCGCACGGCGACGCCGCTGTGCTCAACTTCCCCGTCGAGCGCGTCCGGGAGTCGCTCCGCGCACTCGCGCTCGGCGCCGTCCTGGGCTCGCCCATGCTCGCGCTCAAACGCCGCCACCGCATGCGCAGGCGGTCGCCCAACCAGGGGCCTGTGAAACAGCCCCGGGTTAACGCCGTGAAGGAGGACGCGCGGCCGGCGACGGCGGGCGTGGTGGTCCTGGAGGACCTAGGTGCCGAGTACCTCAAGGAGCTCCTCTGGGTATCCGAGCCGCCCATGGATCATTGCAAGCTTGTCTGCTTGGATTAG